A section of the Anabaena cylindrica PCC 7122 genome encodes:
- a CDS encoding S8 family peptidase: MKKFILLCLFVIGLTAAVFGFLNFQGLAAKGDFETILLDFREDIAETVIQKDLQAIAQQYDVTPQLDNKYSAADNVYIIKGDRTRLQALRKSPYANVTEFIEPNYIYRTVPLGKNTGLAELSAQNNQNTNPSLVGPNDQYYSKQWNLHKIGVEGAWTRTKGSGITVAVIDTGITQVRDLADTKFVKGYDFVNDKEQANDDNGHGTHVAGTVAQTTNNQYGVAGVAYEASLMPLKVLSESGSGTVADIAEAIKFAADKGADVINMSLGGGGESQLMQDAIEYAYKKGVVIIAAAGNESTDGASYPARYPHVIGVSAFGPDGEKASYSNYGAGVDISAPGGSETGAILQETIDENGEGVFLGLQGTSMASPHVAGVAALIKATGVTEPDQILKVLQQSARVIQDDGLNYYGAGQLNAEAAVKLASEGQISFPDFFRWLRDNGYINPGFWIDGGAIALLPKILMVVGSYLLAWFLRVYFPFAWSWSLSSGLIFGSSGLFFLKGLYIFDLPQWPFRVLGSSIPELGNSLQGTGALNPLFASVLIPIVLIALLLGHPNWKWFAIGSSLGVAACLTISAIYDPAVWGLGDGNIARIFLIVNALLCYGLVRLALKDEKQTA; encoded by the coding sequence ATGAAAAAATTTATATTATTGTGCTTGTTTGTCATCGGTCTGACTGCGGCTGTGTTTGGGTTTCTGAATTTTCAGGGACTAGCAGCTAAAGGTGACTTCGAGACAATTTTGCTGGATTTTCGGGAAGATATTGCAGAAACTGTCATTCAGAAAGATTTGCAAGCGATCGCACAACAATACGATGTTACACCCCAACTGGATAATAAATATTCAGCGGCCGACAATGTATATATTATCAAAGGCGATCGCACCAGGCTCCAAGCATTAAGAAAATCTCCTTATGCTAACGTTACAGAATTCATCGAGCCAAATTACATTTACAGAACCGTTCCCCTAGGGAAAAACACTGGTTTAGCAGAACTCTCAGCCCAAAACAATCAAAATACTAATCCTTCATTAGTTGGCCCCAATGACCAATATTACAGCAAGCAGTGGAACCTGCACAAAATCGGTGTCGAAGGTGCTTGGACTCGTACCAAGGGTAGCGGGATTACAGTAGCCGTCATTGACACCGGCATCACCCAGGTACGCGACTTAGCTGACACTAAATTTGTCAAAGGCTACGACTTTGTTAACGACAAAGAACAAGCCAATGATGATAACGGACATGGAACCCATGTCGCCGGTACAGTCGCCCAAACCACTAACAATCAATATGGTGTCGCTGGAGTCGCCTACGAAGCCAGTCTCATGCCCTTAAAAGTGTTAAGTGAGTCCGGGAGTGGAACAGTTGCAGACATCGCCGAAGCCATCAAATTTGCCGCCGATAAAGGCGCAGATGTTATTAATATGAGCTTGGGTGGTGGTGGTGAAAGCCAACTCATGCAAGACGCTATTGAGTACGCCTATAAAAAAGGTGTAGTTATTATTGCTGCTGCTGGCAACGAAAGTACTGATGGCGCTAGTTATCCAGCCCGTTATCCCCATGTTATTGGTGTTTCTGCCTTTGGCCCAGACGGAGAAAAAGCATCCTATTCTAACTATGGTGCTGGTGTAGATATATCTGCCCCTGGTGGTAGTGAAACCGGTGCAATTCTCCAAGAAACCATTGACGAAAACGGTGAAGGCGTATTTTTGGGACTCCAAGGAACAAGTATGGCCTCTCCCCACGTTGCTGGTGTAGCAGCGTTAATTAAAGCTACGGGAGTTACAGAACCAGATCAAATTTTAAAAGTTCTGCAACAGTCGGCCAGAGTTATTCAGGATGATGGTTTGAACTATTATGGTGCTGGACAACTCAACGCGGAAGCAGCAGTTAAACTAGCCAGCGAAGGACAAATTAGTTTTCCCGATTTCTTCCGGTGGTTGCGGGATAACGGCTATATCAACCCTGGTTTTTGGATTGATGGTGGTGCGATCGCACTATTACCTAAAATATTAATGGTAGTAGGTTCCTATCTCCTTGCTTGGTTTCTACGGGTTTACTTCCCCTTCGCTTGGAGTTGGTCTTTATCCAGTGGCTTAATATTTGGTAGTTCTGGCTTATTCTTCCTCAAAGGATTGTATATCTTCGACCTTCCCCAATGGCCTTTCCGGGTTTTAGGCAGTTCCATTCCCGAACTAGGTAACAGCTTACAAGGAACAGGCGCTTTAAATCCTCTCTTTGCCAGCGTTCTAATTCCCATTGTTTTGATAGCATTATTATTAGGACATCCCAATTGGAAATGGTTTGCCATTGGTTCTAGTCTGGGAGTAGCAGCCTGTTTAACAATCAGCGCCATTTATGATCCCGCAGTTTGGGGATTAGGAGATGGTAACATAGCCCGTATTTTCCTCATCGTTAATGCTTTACTGTGTTACGGACTCGTGCGTTTAGCATTAAAAGACGAGAAACAAACAGCTTAA
- a CDS encoding SMI1/KNR4 family protein, which produces MEIIQLERQQGITLPNRYKGFLKMMGHGAGKFLRGSDCFYQHLPQIQEWAKQLLLENDFPQALPEDAFIFFMHQGYQFSFFRLSEGDNPPTYSYCEGQEEPYFVKSHDKFSDFLAVEIELYLEYSMLLAS; this is translated from the coding sequence TTGGAAATAATTCAACTTGAACGACAACAAGGTATCACTCTGCCCAACAGGTACAAAGGCTTTCTCAAGATGATGGGGCATGGAGCAGGTAAGTTTCTGCGTGGTTCAGATTGTTTCTACCAGCATTTACCCCAAATTCAAGAATGGGCTAAACAACTTTTGTTAGAAAATGATTTTCCCCAAGCTTTACCAGAGGATGCTTTTATATTTTTCATGCACCAAGGTTATCAGTTTAGCTTTTTCAGGCTTTCAGAAGGAGATAACCCACCAACTTATTCATATTGCGAAGGGCAGGAAGAACCTTATTTTGTTAAAAGCCATGATAAATTTAGTGACTTTCTAGCGGTGGAAATCGAGCTTTATTTGGAGTATTCGATGCTTCTAGCGAGTTAG
- a CDS encoding PAS domain-containing sensor histidine kinase codes for MSNQSPDEEIAFLRQRVAGLEKVLEHHHQLQQELEECKQAKAGLEKDLQKMEEQSSLFKMILEATLDWVFVKDKNYRYLLVNQTVANSLGKTIEEMLGKDDIELGTSAEIVFGNPDKKIRGFRTDDQLVLSGETIHNPYDPAPDHDGNLYILDTRKIPLRNTKGEIFAMLGVSRDVTDRHRAEEELRKSETQLRQRTLELEATLQKLQCTQSQLIQSEKMSSLGQLVAGVAHEINNPVNFIFGNLIHADKYTQDLLNLLELYQINYPHPVSEIHEQTQLMELEFLKEDLPNLISSMTIGAERIQQIVDSLRTFSHLDQAELKPTNIHDGINSALMLLKHRFNNQSHISKIAIIKEYSNLPLIECFPGQLNQVFMNILVNAIDALEGIGSQNSRLPIPEPKIHISTHVSNSDYVTICIADNGLGMSAEIQQRVFDPFYTTKPVGKGTGLGLYISYQIIHEQHNGSLKCISSPGKGTEFVIEIPIRQTQSKSSI; via the coding sequence ATGTCCAATCAATCTCCAGATGAGGAAATTGCCTTTTTACGTCAACGTGTCGCTGGACTTGAAAAAGTATTAGAACATCATCATCAATTACAACAAGAGTTAGAAGAATGTAAACAGGCAAAGGCAGGATTAGAAAAAGATTTACAAAAAATGGAAGAGCAATCTTCCCTATTTAAAATGATCCTTGAAGCAACCCTTGATTGGGTATTTGTCAAAGATAAAAATTATCGTTATCTTCTAGTTAATCAGACCGTAGCTAATTCACTTGGTAAAACCATTGAAGAGATGCTTGGTAAAGATGATATAGAACTAGGTACTTCCGCAGAAATAGTATTTGGTAATCCTGATAAAAAAATTCGTGGTTTTCGCACAGATGATCAACTAGTTTTATCAGGTGAAACAATACATAATCCTTATGATCCTGCACCTGATCATGATGGTAATTTATATATTTTAGATACACGCAAAATTCCTTTACGCAATACTAAAGGGGAAATTTTTGCTATGTTGGGTGTTAGTCGTGATGTTACAGATCGTCATCGAGCCGAGGAAGAATTACGAAAATCAGAAACTCAACTTAGACAGCGAACATTAGAATTAGAAGCTACTTTACAAAAACTACAATGCACCCAATCTCAACTAATTCAAAGCGAAAAGATGTCTTCTTTAGGTCAATTAGTAGCAGGAGTTGCCCATGAAATTAATAATCCTGTTAACTTTATTTTTGGCAACCTTATCCATGCGGATAAATATACCCAAGATTTATTAAACCTATTAGAACTTTATCAAATTAATTATCCACATCCAGTTTCTGAAATCCATGAGCAAACCCAACTTATGGAACTAGAATTTTTAAAAGAAGACTTACCAAATCTCATCTCTTCTATGACAATTGGTGCAGAACGTATTCAGCAAATTGTTGATTCTCTGCGGACATTTTCCCATCTTGATCAAGCTGAATTAAAGCCTACTAATATTCATGATGGCATTAATAGCGCGTTGATGCTTTTAAAACATCGTTTCAATAATCAATCACATATTTCTAAAATTGCTATTATTAAAGAATATAGTAATTTACCTTTAATCGAGTGTTTCCCAGGACAACTCAATCAAGTATTTATGAACATTTTAGTTAATGCTATAGATGCTTTAGAAGGAATAGGAAGTCAAAACTCTAGATTACCCATTCCTGAACCTAAAATTCACATTTCTACTCATGTATCTAATTCTGATTATGTCACTATCTGCATTGCTGATAATGGTTTGGGAATGTCAGCAGAAATACAACAAAGAGTATTTGATCCTTTCTACACGACAAAACCAGTCGGTAAAGGTACAGGATTAGGTTTATATATCAGCTATCAGATTATTCATGAACAACATAATGGTTCGTTAAAATGTATTTCTTCTCCTGGGAAAGGAACAGAATTTGTGATTGAAATTCCTATTCGTCAAACCCAGTCTAAATCTTCAATTTAA
- the thiD gene encoding bifunctional hydroxymethylpyrimidine kinase/phosphomethylpyrimidine kinase — protein MTTSKTLTPVALTIAGSDSGGGAGIQSDLRTFAFHCVHGTSAITCITAQNTLGVSRVDAMPSEAVVAQIQAVVEDIGVQAAKTGMLLNQEIISAVAQQVTAYKINNLVVDPVMVSRTGAQLIDDDAVQTLSHELIPQAIIITPNRYESQILSGLQIDSLEDMQAAAQIIHQKLGNKAVLVKGGGMSGNLRGVDIWFDGEKLETLTTQLVETKNTHGTGCTLSAAIAANLALGKDLWTAVQQAKQYVTTALTYSLDIGTGQGPVGHFFPLLQKSHV, from the coding sequence ATGACAACAAGCAAAACTTTAACCCCTGTTGCTTTAACTATTGCCGGTTCGGATAGTGGTGGGGGTGCAGGAATTCAAAGCGATTTAAGAACTTTTGCCTTTCATTGTGTTCACGGAACAAGTGCTATTACTTGCATTACAGCCCAAAATACTCTTGGTGTGTCACGAGTTGATGCAATGCCTTCAGAGGCTGTCGTGGCGCAAATTCAGGCTGTAGTTGAAGATATCGGTGTCCAAGCTGCAAAAACGGGAATGTTGCTAAACCAGGAAATTATCTCGGCTGTAGCCCAGCAAGTAACAGCTTACAAAATTAATAACTTAGTAGTTGATCCGGTGATGGTATCACGAACAGGGGCGCAATTGATTGATGATGATGCTGTACAAACTCTCAGTCATGAACTTATTCCCCAAGCGATTATAATTACACCAAATCGTTATGAATCTCAGATTTTGAGCGGGTTACAGATTGATTCTCTAGAGGATATGCAAGCCGCAGCCCAAATTATCCATCAAAAATTAGGAAATAAGGCTGTTTTGGTTAAAGGTGGGGGAATGTCTGGAAATTTGCGAGGGGTGGATATTTGGTTTGACGGGGAAAAGTTGGAGACTTTAACAACGCAATTGGTAGAGACAAAAAACACTCATGGTACTGGTTGTACTCTATCAGCTGCGATCGCTGCTAATCTAGCTTTAGGCAAAGATCTATGGACAGCAGTTCAACAAGCAAAACAATATGTAACAACTGCACTCACCTACTCTCTTGATATTGGCACAGGACAAGGGCCTGTAGGACACTTTTTCCCTTTGTTACAAAAAAGCCACGTTTAG
- a CDS encoding type 1 glutamine amidotransferase, giving the protein MSSAQMEIIIGWLYPKLMSTYGDRGNVITIERRAQWRDYDVTVLPLDQNSTANDIKSVDVIVGGGAQDRQQEIVMRDLQGAKADAMREKIENGTPGVFTCGSPQLLGNYYEPAFGKRIEGLGILDLVSIHPGENTKRCIGNLVIEVTASRLAQELEAMTGTKPYLVGFENHGGRTKLGKVEALGRVVYGLGNNGEDGTEGAFYQNAIATYSHGPLLPKNPFVADWLIQTALRLKYQQEIKLSPLDDTLAMQGREAMFKRLKVSR; this is encoded by the coding sequence ATGAGTTCTGCACAGATGGAAATTATTATTGGTTGGCTATATCCTAAGTTGATGAGTACCTATGGCGATCGCGGAAATGTTATAACTATAGAACGCCGCGCCCAATGGCGGGACTATGATGTGACCGTTTTACCCCTTGACCAAAACTCCACTGCAAATGATATAAAATCAGTAGATGTGATCGTCGGTGGAGGCGCACAAGACCGTCAGCAAGAGATAGTTATGCGCGATTTGCAAGGTGCAAAAGCTGACGCAATGCGAGAAAAAATTGAAAATGGCACACCGGGAGTTTTTACCTGTGGTTCTCCCCAACTGCTGGGAAATTATTATGAACCAGCCTTTGGGAAAAGAATTGAAGGTTTAGGAATACTAGATTTAGTTTCGATTCATCCTGGTGAAAATACTAAACGTTGCATCGGTAATTTAGTAATAGAAGTTACAGCATCACGCCTAGCCCAAGAACTCGAAGCAATGACAGGGACAAAACCCTATCTAGTCGGTTTTGAAAATCACGGTGGACGCACCAAATTAGGGAAAGTGGAAGCTTTGGGGCGTGTGGTTTACGGTTTGGGTAATAATGGTGAAGATGGCACAGAAGGCGCGTTTTATCAAAATGCGATCGCTACATATTCTCACGGGCCATTACTACCAAAAAATCCCTTTGTTGCAGATTGGTTAATTCAAACAGCTTTGCGGCTAAAGTATCAGCAAGAAATCAAACTTTCACCTTTAGATGATACCTTGGCAATGCAAGGAAGAGAAGCGATGTTTAAGCGGTTGAAGGTCAGTAGGTAG